A section of the Oryza sativa Japonica Group chromosome 1, ASM3414082v1 genome encodes:
- the LOC4325651 gene encoding threonine synthase, chloroplastic, which yields MATATASSLSLLFAHPHSSNPRPFAGGPHLRRPLRAAPHRARCASDAATTATRHRRPAEENIREEAARLRGPGNDFSAWYVPFPPTPEDDPDERYSLDEVVYRSSSGGLLDVCHDMEALARFPGSYWRDLFDSRVGRTAWPYGSGVWSKKEFVLPEIDSDHIVSLFEGNSNLFWAERLGREHLGGMTDLWVKHCGISHTGSFKDLGMTVLVSQVNRLRRAPLSRPINGVGCASTGDTSAALSAYCAAAGIPAIVFLPADRISLQQLIQPIANGATVLSLDTDFDGCMRLIREVTAELPIYLANSLNSLRLEGQKTAAIEILQQFDWQVPDWVIVPGGNLGNIYAFYKGFEMCRVLGLVDRVPRLVCAQAANANPLYRFYKSGWTDFQPRVAETTFASAIQIGDPVSVDRAVVALKATDGIVEEATEEELMDAMSLADRTGMFACPHTGVALAALFKLRDQRIIGPNDRTVVVSTAHGLKFTQSKIDYHDRNIKDMLCQYANPPINVKADFASVMDVLQNKLNGKI from the coding sequence atggCGACCGCCACCGCGtcgtccctctctctcctcttcgcCCACCCACACTCGTCCAACCCCAGGCCCTTCGCCGGCGGGCCtcacctccgccgcccgctgcgcGCCGCGCCCCACCGCGCGCGATGCGCCTCCGACGCCGCCACGACGGCCACGAGGCACCGCCGCCCCGCGGAGGAGAACATccgggaggaggccgcgcgGCTCCGCGGCCCCGGGAACGACTTCTCGGCGTGGTACGTGCCGTTCCCCCCGACGCCCGAGGACGACCCCGACGAGCGCTACTCGCTGGACGAGGTGGTCTACCGCTCCAGCTCCGGGGGGCTCCTCGACGTGTGCCACGACATGGAGGCGCTCGCGCGCTTCCCGGGCTCCTACTGGCGCGACCTCTTCGACTCCCGCGTGGGGCGCACCGCGTGGCCCTACGGCTCCGGGGTGTGGTCCAAGAAGGAGTTCGTGCTCCCGGAGATCGACTCCGACCACATCGTCTCCCTCTTCGAGGGCAACTCCAACCTCTTCTGGGCGGAGCGCCTCGGCCGCGAGCACCTCGGCGGGATGACCGACCTCTGGGTTAAGCACTGCGGCATCTCGCACACGGGCTCCTTCAAGGACCTCGGCATGACGGTGCTCGTCAGCCAGGTgaaccgcctccgccgcgcgccgctctcACGCCCCATCAACGGCGTCGGCTGCGCGTCCACGGGCGACACCTCCGCCGCGCTTTCCGCGTACTGCGCCGCCGCAGGTATCCCCGCCATCGTGTTCCTCCCCGCCGACCGCATCTCTCTGCAGCAGCTCATCCAGCCAATCGCCAACGGCGCCACCGTGCTCTCGCTGGACACGGACTTTGACGGGTGCATGCGGCTCATCAGGGAGGTGACCGCCGAGCTACCGATTTACCTTGCCAACTCGCTGAACTCCCTTCGGCTTGAGGGCCAGAAGACGGCAGCCATCGAGATATTGCAGCAGTTCGATTGGCAGGTGCCGGATTGGGTCATTGTTCCAGGAGGCAATCTTGGGAATATCTATGCCTTCTACAAGGGGTTTGAGATGTGCCGTGTTCTTGGGCTTGTTGATCGTGTGCCGCGTCTTGTATGCGCACAAGCTGCAAACGCAAATCCGTTGTATCGGTTCTACAAGTCAGGGTGGACTGATTTCCAGCCACGTGTAGCCGAAACTACATTTGCATCTGCCATACAGATTGGTGATCCAGTATCTGTCGACCGTGCAGTGGTCGCCCTGAAGGCAACTGACGGTATTGTTGAGGAAGCTACGGAGGAAGAACTCATGGATGCAATGTCACTTGCTGACCGCACCGGAATGTTTGCCTGCCCACACACCGGGGTTGCACTTGCTGCTTTGTTCAAGCTTCGAGACCAGCGCATAATCGGGCCTAATGACCGCACAGTGGTTGTTAGTACAGCGCATGGGCTTAAGTTCACACAATCGAAGATAGACTACCATGACAGGAACATCAAGGACATGCTGTGCCAGTACGCTAATCCACCAATCAATGTGAAGGCTGACTTTGCTTCTGTGATGGATGTTCTCCAGAACAAGCTGAATGGTAAGATCTGA